Genomic window (Arachis hypogaea cultivar Tifrunner chromosome 13, arahy.Tifrunner.gnm2.J5K5, whole genome shotgun sequence):
aatataaaatgttcATACTAACATAACATATCAAATTGAATAATGTGTACGTAACGTTATATAATTTAgaggtaaaaaaaattttagtcaaTACTCACCTATAATGATGGTCGTTGTGACTACGTGGGCGAACCTTCACGCTACTAGAGGGAGGGACGACACCGCCATCACAACGGCCACCGCCACCGCCATTGCTCTTTCTCTTAACATCTCTTCCTGAAACAGTTGTAGATGTGCTCCGTCGACCCCCTCTCGTTGGTGGTGGCGTCGTTCCCGTGGTCATATTGTCCTCCGCAATCGCTCCTAATGATGGCCTCCAATCTTGACTGCTAACCTTCTTCTTTGGCCGCTTTGTGCGACGACGTGTGCGTGAAGCGTATGAATTATTAGCAGCAACATGAGATGATGCTGGAGATGGTGCCGGTGGTGCCGGTAGCACAAAGGACTTCTCATCGTCCGGATGGAGCCTTGGCGAGGaacaacatgttacaaactcCAACAAAAATTTCATCTCTCCACGATTGCATCAAAACAAACCTTTAAATGGAATTCTTCACTGTCTATAAAAATTCTGTCGAAATTGCCGAAATGTGAACTGATTGAGGTGGGATCGCCCTTTTATATTTGATTTCAACAAGTAAAATATAGAAGAGATttacttttatctgttttattcctttctttctctcttttcgttttcttttatgTCAAGGAAGACGAAAAGATGAAAGAAAGGGTTTTAGCATAGAAGGTTACGCTACAAGTTAAACATCAGAGGGAGAAATAAAGGAAAGAGAAGGTGATAACGGGTTCCATGATGGTTAAAGTTGTATAGTAAAAAGaggctttttttttcctttcctttttattCGTTTGCTAGTTTTTGGGGTTTCTGTTTTGATTAGCCGGAAATTGCTGTCGGACATTCAATTTTTATGCCAGGTGAGATGGTGTCCTTTTTTGTGGATGTGTATTACCAATTGTGGGTCCTATATTTGGCTGCCATGTAGTAGCAGCCTATCAGGTAATTGTCATTTGACAAGTTGTAAAATGGGTGTTTAACAACCCCATTtcttgattcccatcaatttcaTATCTTGATAACCCAGGATAATAGCTTACAATATATAATTAACTcttttagaaaaatttttttggaggaaaaattcagaaaatgaaaaagtataaagaatatttatatttatgttcaattatataaacataattatataGTTTGTATGCACTATTATCTTGGGATTTTAAGGATTGTAataacttataattaaaaaactcgacaaaattaaaagaatatactGACTCGATACATGATAAACCTTGAAAATAAGCTTATAGACCTTTAAACAAACATTACCTCAAAATAACTACTTAAATGGCTATCAAACTATCAAATTGGCAATATTACCATAGAATAGGGGTGAGTGCTCATCATAGTTCCATGCTCATCAATCAAATGGAGCATGCACATCGAGTCAACTCTAATTTGTATTTAGTAGTTGTGAGAAGATACCTATACAAAGATAAGATGATAGATGCTTACATAAGAATCTTCTAATCTTTTTTTTTCCTCAGTTGGTGTAGTAAAGTGCAATGATTTTTCAACATATGATCTTTAGCTAAGATAATGAGAAAATATTTGATTCAATTGTACTGcataatcttttaaaagaagttttaagTAAGTTATTTTAGCTCCATATTTTGTTTCCTTTGTGAAAAATTTAGCAGTTTTTTAAGCTCTTCGAAGTCGTCAAGTACAAGAGAGGAGAAAATATCTCCTTTAAACCAATCTTCTGTACATACAAAGACTTTTATCATTTGGTATCAATGAACTAAGAAATAGATCAATAATTCTTCACTCAATTCTAAAAGCACACTTAGAGGCCTCTATTAAAACTGGTATAACCAATACTTTTCTTAACATATTTGTAAGAACGAAAAAATATTCAAGTTAGTTTTTTACCAATTAAAATATCCAAAGATTTATTATTTGGCTCAAATAATTCTCTATTCAAATATCAGTCAAGCTCAAATTTAGCATTCGATTTGAACCTAATTGAGTGCTAGTACAACCtcatttcataaatatttttagttcCATCATTTGTTGTTAACGCTTTAAGGCTGCCACCAACATTAAATATATTGAGTTTTATTGTGTTTCAACATTCAGAAAAATAAAGTTTTTATGTAGAATATTCTCTTGTGGAATGTGTCCTTTAAACTGGATTAATCTTGAATGTAAAGATCTAACATATTTTACAACACCTCAAATTTTGATGACGAAATTATCGATCTCTTTTACAAGAAATCAACCTTCTTTATAAACATAATCCCTGGATTATTAAATGTCAAACTCAAGATTTTCTTCAACCTCTAGCTATTCAAAGCAAGCTTTAACATTTTCAGTCATAATATCTCCAGTGTGGCTGGCCACctgtaaaaattaaatatttcctTATGCAATTTCTAGCCCATATCGATGAAATGAACAGTAAAGACATATACTCGTATTCAAACCCAAAATTCAATTGTCAAATTAAATATAAGACAAGCTCTTCcactatattttaaaaatatttttttagctgAATTTTTTTCGCTTCATAGAGTTATAATGTCACATGCTAATGTAACATGTGAAGGAGGATTGTATATTGGTTGCATGGTTTAGGTATATTCCTTAAAACTTTCACTTTCTATAAATTAAAAAGGAAGCTTTTCACGAACAAACATTGTAATGAAAATTTTCCAAATATCTTCTACGTCAAACCTACCCGGCTGTGCTTTTGGTCTAGGTGATATGCTTGCTTTCTATCTTTTGCTTTTGTCGAATTCTATTCAAACAATAAAATCCTATTCAAAtatgtgtaaattttttttaccttAGTTTCTATAAAATCCCTAAGATAGTACAGGTTAATCAAGTGCAAAATAATAGGACAAGTAGTTAACTACTATCAAAATTTAATCCCAGTTTTCAATGCAAGAGTAAAAAAGAATTAGATGTTAAAGGTGTAAGGATCGAAAGTAAAATCACCgattaattagaataaaataataatttaattgtccgaaataggtttaaaaatttaaaagtattaattaaaaatttaaaggtgAGATTTGAATTCAGTAGATTTTTCCGAGtgaaaaaatgtaattttttgcgAAAAATTGCTTAAAAACGTATACTAGTAAATTAGCCAGCAGTACCGGCTTAAGTCTGTCCAATACTACGTGAGAGAAAATAAAACTGTAAaaattcttagaaaaatatttagaattaaaaatcgagtgctaattctaaaggttttggcccaaagttaggcCAAACGAACCAAAAACATTAAACGGTTAGACCGAAACTAAGTTGGGtctaagcccaacatataaatatcCAATTAGTGAACTAATTCAGCTTATAACACACCAAAGAGAGGGAGAGTTactagattgaagaagaagaaccctaACAAGATtactattcatcttcttcttccactacaagaaaatggagcatttataacaaaaaatttgtatcaaatttaaaattgttacaaattatggttttttcataacaataattagttattattacaaaataagaatattttgtaacaacaagaaaatttgttacaaaacatttcaatattttgtaacaacgtgatttcttttgttacaaattatgttgactttcgtatcgaattgttgttttgttgcaaaatattacaatgttttgtaacaaaatatctatttgtttcaaaagttataaatattttaggGTCTGTCTTTAATGAGCTCAAGTGTTTTGAGCTGTTGTGATAAGCACATCCAATAATTTATAAACATAACCCAAATGGgggttaaataataattattaaatttttacttctaccacaaatatttttaaaatttattttgctaACCCTAAATTTACTACTTTCACCCACTAACAGACTCTCTACTCTCGTTCTCTTCCCTACCATCAGCCATCAGCCACAACAATAATCCCTATCTACTGCCATCCGCTTCTCTTTCTCTTCCATTTTCACAGAACC
Coding sequences:
- the LOC112735843 gene encoding uncharacterized protein, producing MKFLLEFVTCCSSPRLHPDDEKSFVLPAPPAPSPASSHVAANNSYASRTRRRTKRPKKKVSSQDWRPSLGAIAEDNMTTGTTPPPTRGGRRSTSTTVSGRDVKRKSNGGGGGRCDGGVVPPSSSVKVRPRSHNDHHYRSPTIPTIIPPFSASPFMF